Part of the Woronichinia naegeliana WA131 genome, ACAAATCGTTAATTCATGGCTTTGACCTTCAGGAAAAATCAAACCAGCTTCCCCAATCACATTAGGAATTTCTCCAGAATCAGAACCGATAACAGGAATTTTGCAAGCCATTGCCTCAATTAAGACGTGGCCAAATTGTTCTTTCCAACCTTTGGCCGTTAAACTGGTTTGAGCATGACTGGTTTCTGAGGGTAGAACTAAAACTTGCATTACATTCACATAATCAACAACTTGATCATGGGCAACATTTTCGACCCAAATTAGGCGATCGCTGATTCCCTGTTGATTAGCTGCCTGTTGAAGTACAGTTTTAAACTCACCGCGACCCACTAATAACAATTTCCATGTCAGATTCGTTAGTGAGGCCAGGGAATCCAATAATGTTAATAATCCCTTTTCGCGGACAAAACGACCAATGTAGCCAATTACAAAATCCTCTTTATTTAGCCCTAGACTTTGTCTTAAGACAGATTGATCTTGAGCGTAAAATAAAGTTTCATCTACTCCTAATTGAGGCATAACCATTGCTTTTTGCTGATAACCATGCGATCGCAAAATATTGACCGCATCTTGATTACCGCCAATTAAACCATCTGTATGATGTAAGTTATAGGATTCTAGCCAAGCCAAGGGAAATTTGAGTTGATAGGG contains:
- the hpsO gene encoding hormogonium polysaccharide biosynthesis glycosyltransferase HpsO encodes the protein MRILVVSHTYIVPLNREKLRLLSYLEPDLEVIIVVPQTWQPGGVQNRQVTTEFYQENNFRVIPVPNWSQNNQGLLTFGWPIVALLQSFKPDIIQVEQGVKSLAYAQLITLNQFLKLGAKNILFTWWNIPYQLKFPLAWLESYNLHHTDGLIGGNQDAVNILRSHGYQQKAMVMPQLGVDETLFYAQDQSVLRQSLGLNKEDFVIGYIGRFVREKGLLTLLDSLASLTNLTWKLLLVGRGEFKTVLQQAANQQGISDRLIWVENVAHDQVVDYVNVMQVLVLPSETSHAQTSLTAKGWKEQFGHVLIEAMACKIPVIGSDSGEIPNVIGEAGLIFPEGQSHELTICLKKMIEQVHWRDILAQKGYERVVKEYTNQALAQKLLDFYKNILIENMVEK